One part of the Marinobacterium rhizophilum genome encodes these proteins:
- a CDS encoding dihydrolipoyllysine-residue acetyltransferase → MIKDFILPDIGEGIVECELVEWLIQEGDVIVEDQPVAEVMTDKALVQIPSPFTGTVVSLHYQAGDIARVHSPLFAVELAGQEPAGASAAVAEEPPAANAPSAAEAAPPAQPVSPAQVAEEDFILPDIGEGIVECEVVTWQVQEGDLIAEDQPVVDVMTDKALVEIPAPRAGRVTRLYYAQGETARVHTPLFAIIPTEADGAAVVAARKSPQATQGVTASGRTPPGAPDFPWRRGKVLAGPAVRRLGREYELDLTQVPGSGKDGRILKEDVEQYRERLARRPATAPAACPAAPAASEIRIEPIRGIKAAMAKRMLEAVSSIPHFTYGDEVEMNALLQLRAQLKPRAEQQGVRLTLMPFIMKAMALAAQQFPIVNSRVNADCTELHYVASCNIGMAVDSKIGLLVPNVKGVERLSILDVAREVQRLTDAARAGKLKQEDMQDGTLSISNIGALGGTYMVPVINKPEVAIVALGKTRSLPRFDASGQVVASQVMNISWSGDHRVLDGATMARFSNLWKSYLEDPASMLLDLA, encoded by the coding sequence ATGATTAAGGATTTTATTCTGCCCGATATCGGTGAAGGTATCGTGGAATGCGAGTTGGTCGAGTGGCTGATTCAGGAAGGCGATGTGATCGTTGAAGACCAGCCAGTGGCCGAGGTCATGACGGACAAGGCGCTGGTGCAGATTCCCTCACCCTTTACAGGCACGGTGGTCAGCTTGCACTACCAGGCCGGCGACATTGCCAGGGTGCACTCACCGCTGTTTGCGGTGGAGCTGGCCGGGCAGGAGCCGGCGGGTGCCAGTGCCGCTGTCGCCGAAGAGCCGCCAGCTGCCAATGCGCCCTCTGCTGCTGAAGCGGCCCCGCCAGCGCAGCCCGTATCGCCAGCGCAGGTTGCTGAAGAGGACTTTATCCTGCCGGATATTGGCGAGGGCATCGTCGAGTGCGAGGTGGTGACCTGGCAGGTGCAGGAAGGTGACCTGATTGCCGAGGATCAGCCGGTGGTCGATGTCATGACCGACAAGGCACTGGTGGAGATTCCGGCGCCCAGGGCGGGGCGGGTGACGCGGCTCTACTATGCCCAGGGTGAAACGGCCAGGGTGCATACACCGCTGTTCGCCATTATCCCCACCGAGGCGGACGGTGCCGCAGTCGTGGCTGCGCGGAAGTCGCCGCAGGCCACGCAGGGTGTCACGGCATCCGGGCGCACCCCGCCCGGCGCACCGGATTTCCCCTGGCGCCGGGGCAAGGTGCTGGCAGGCCCCGCGGTGCGACGCCTGGGCCGGGAGTACGAGCTGGACTTAACGCAGGTGCCCGGCAGTGGCAAGGATGGCCGTATCCTGAAGGAGGATGTCGAGCAGTACCGCGAACGCCTGGCCAGGCGGCCGGCGACAGCCCCGGCCGCGTGCCCGGCAGCGCCAGCGGCAAGCGAGATACGCATCGAGCCGATCCGAGGCATCAAGGCGGCCATGGCAAAACGCATGCTGGAGGCGGTGTCCAGCATTCCGCACTTTACCTACGGAGACGAGGTGGAGATGAACGCGCTGCTGCAGCTGCGGGCCCAGCTCAAACCCAGGGCGGAGCAGCAGGGCGTACGCCTGACCCTGATGCCCTTCATCATGAAGGCCATGGCGCTGGCAGCGCAGCAGTTCCCGATCGTCAACAGCCGGGTCAATGCCGACTGCACCGAGCTGCATTATGTGGCGAGCTGCAATATCGGCATGGCGGTGGATTCCAAAATCGGGCTGCTGGTGCCCAACGTCAAGGGGGTGGAGCGCCTGAGCATCCTGGACGTCGCCCGCGAGGTACAACGCCTGACGGACGCCGCCCGTGCCGGCAAGCTCAAGCAGGAAGACATGCAGGATGGCACCCTCAGCATCTCCAATATCGGCGCCCTCGGCGGAACCTACATGGTGCCGGTAATCAACAAGCCCGAAGTCGCCATCGTGGCACTGGGCAAAACCCGCAGCTTGCCGCGCTTCGATGCCAGCGGCCAGGTGGTGGCCAGCCAGGTCATGAACATCAGCTGGTCCGGCGATCATCGCGTGCTGGACGGCGCAACCATGGCCCGCTTCAGCAACCTGTGGAAGTCCTACCTGGAGGACCCGGCCTCGATGCTGCTCGACCTGGCCTGA
- a CDS encoding alpha-ketoacid dehydrogenase subunit beta, with amino-acid sequence MANMNLLQAINNALDIAMASNDKVICFGEDVGVFGGVFRATSHLQEKYGRDRCFNTPLVEQGIIGFANGLAAQGSVPVAEIQFADYIFPAFDQIVNEAAKFRYRSGNLFNVGGLTIRTPYGGGIAGGLYHSQSPEAYFAHTPGLKIVVPRNPHQAKGLLLASIRDPNPVLFFEPKRIYRASVGEVPEEDYELPLGQAEILQEGEDISLLAWGAQMETVEKAAAMAQKEGISCEVIDLRTIVPWDIETVTRSVMKTGRLIVSHEAPLTGGFAGEIAATIQERCFLYLESPIARVTGLDTPFPLVLEKEYMPDHLKIFEAIKQSVNF; translated from the coding sequence GTGGCTAACATGAACCTGTTGCAGGCGATCAACAATGCGCTGGATATCGCCATGGCCAGCAACGACAAGGTCATCTGTTTTGGTGAGGATGTCGGGGTCTTTGGCGGGGTGTTCCGGGCCACCAGTCACCTGCAGGAAAAGTACGGCCGGGACCGCTGCTTCAATACGCCCCTGGTGGAGCAGGGCATCATCGGCTTTGCCAATGGCCTGGCGGCCCAGGGATCGGTGCCGGTGGCCGAGATCCAGTTTGCCGACTACATCTTTCCCGCCTTCGACCAGATCGTGAATGAGGCGGCCAAGTTTCGTTACCGTTCCGGCAACCTGTTCAACGTCGGCGGCTTGACGATCCGTACCCCCTACGGTGGCGGTATCGCCGGTGGCCTGTACCACTCCCAGTCGCCGGAGGCCTATTTCGCCCATACCCCGGGGCTCAAGATCGTCGTGCCGCGCAACCCGCACCAGGCCAAGGGGCTGCTGCTGGCCTCGATTCGCGACCCCAACCCGGTGCTGTTTTTCGAGCCCAAGCGGATTTACCGGGCCTCGGTGGGCGAGGTGCCGGAAGAGGATTACGAGCTGCCCCTGGGGCAGGCCGAGATTCTGCAAGAGGGCGAGGACATCAGCCTGCTGGCCTGGGGCGCGCAGATGGAAACCGTGGAAAAGGCCGCCGCGATGGCACAAAAGGAGGGTATCAGCTGTGAGGTGATCGATCTGCGCACCATCGTGCCCTGGGACATCGAAACCGTCACCCGTTCGGTCATGAAAACGGGGCGGCTGATCGTCAGCCACGAAGCGCCGCTGACCGGCGGCTTTGCCGGCGAGATCGCCGCGACCATCCAGGAACGCTGCTTTCTATACCTGGAGTCACCGATTGCACGCGTCACCGGTCTGGACACGCCTTTCCCGCTGGTGCTGGAAAAGGAATACATGCCGGATCACCTCAAGATCTTCGAGGCGATCAAGCAGAGCGTCAATTTCTAG
- a CDS encoding thiamine pyrophosphate-dependent dehydrogenase E1 component subunit alpha, producing the protein MDTQERTINTPDFTAGDALQIATYQVLAQDGTVIPGAVVPELDEAQALKIYRAMVFTRVLDERMLAAQRQGRLSFYLQSTGEEATTVGFAAALDDSDMIMAQYREQGALAYRGFSVEQFMNQLFGNDLDYGKGRQMPIHYGSKDLHYMTISSPLATQIPQATGYAYGQKLAGNKACTVTVFGEGAASEGDFHAALNMAAVLKVPVIFLCRNNGYAISTPSSEQFASDGVAPRAVGYGMKSIRIDGNDVLAVVKAMQKARKLAVEQNEPVLVEAMSYRLAAHSSSDDPSGYRNKAEEDKWRAKDPILRMKNWLLKQAWWDEAQEKQLYESIRPQVLEAMKRAQQRPSPPLEALITDVYDRPPAQLEAQLEALRSHLDKYPEAYPKSAGGAARG; encoded by the coding sequence ATGGATACTCAAGAACGGACGATCAATACACCGGATTTCACCGCCGGTGATGCCCTCCAGATTGCGACCTACCAGGTGCTGGCACAGGACGGCACGGTTATTCCCGGTGCCGTGGTGCCGGAACTGGACGAGGCGCAGGCGCTGAAGATCTACCGCGCCATGGTGTTCACGCGGGTGCTGGATGAACGCATGCTGGCGGCACAGCGCCAGGGGCGGCTGAGCTTTTACCTGCAGTCCACCGGCGAAGAGGCCACCACGGTCGGCTTTGCCGCAGCGCTGGATGACAGCGACATGATCATGGCGCAGTACCGCGAGCAGGGGGCACTGGCGTACCGCGGTTTCTCGGTTGAGCAGTTCATGAACCAGCTGTTCGGCAACGACCTGGATTATGGCAAGGGCCGGCAGATGCCGATCCATTACGGCTCGAAAGACCTGCATTACATGACCATATCCTCGCCCCTGGCCACGCAGATTCCGCAGGCCACCGGCTATGCCTACGGCCAGAAGCTGGCCGGCAACAAGGCCTGTACCGTGACCGTGTTCGGCGAGGGCGCCGCATCGGAAGGCGATTTCCATGCGGCCCTGAACATGGCCGCGGTGCTCAAGGTGCCGGTGATTTTCCTGTGCCGCAACAACGGCTATGCCATCTCGACACCCTCCAGCGAGCAGTTCGCCTCCGACGGCGTGGCGCCGCGCGCGGTGGGGTACGGCATGAAGTCGATTCGCATCGATGGCAACGATGTGCTCGCGGTGGTCAAGGCGATGCAGAAAGCGCGCAAGCTGGCCGTGGAACAGAATGAACCGGTACTGGTGGAGGCGATGAGTTACCGCCTGGCCGCCCATTCCTCGTCGGACGATCCATCCGGTTATCGCAACAAGGCGGAAGAGGACAAGTGGCGTGCCAAGGACCCGATTCTGCGCATGAAGAACTGGCTGCTAAAGCAGGCATGGTGGGATGAGGCCCAGGAAAAACAGCTGTACGAAAGCATCCGCCCGCAGGTGCTGGAGGCCATGAAACGTGCCCAGCAGCGGCCATCGCCGCCGCTGGAGGCGCTGATTACCGACGTCTATGACCGGCCTCCCGCCCAGCTCGAAGCACAGCTGGAGGCACTCAGAAGCCATCTGGACAAATACCCCGAGGCCTATCCCAAGAGCGCAGGAGGTGCTGCACGTGGCTAA
- a CDS encoding tripartite tricarboxylate transporter permease: protein MDMTLIDYVSGGLAAVFLTDPLFSIAGIPVSTTLVMVFCGLLAGIVVGAIPGLNGPFAMAVALPILISTFGFTASALLPTLGFLIGIMKGSTLGGAVPAILFNTPGTPDAVMTTLDGYPMARKGQGSKALRVAHFSCVSGDTFSDIVLITTAPFLAVLVERYLGFPEKAALIVLSMAFIAAVVGSSVLKGLLSAVFGMFVASVGTGEDTAPRLTFGVLDLAQGFSVEAVVLGVLILGEIFTSIEDLAWRRRNNQVLPSIRDEGDQHLSWAERLRLLPVIGRSAAIGSMIGALPGIGTTLAATLGYAIGKRRHKGPGEFGDGIPEGVAATEGANSAVSGSNLIPVLSLGIPGNIAAVFILLAMESIGGLNPGPNVFRMTPGEMNPELVMVIGLFVLMMLANLLNWTLGGAFMRRIGILQHIPAAMMMPVVLLVTLTAVYIQDAHMSSIYMALGFGFVGYLMRKLDISVLPFVIAFILADDFERLIRQGFAASGGDPWFLFASPVSIAFLVGAILVATVLSRNPVGKAVIRHAD, encoded by the coding sequence ATGGATATGACGCTGATCGATTATGTCTCAGGGGGGCTGGCGGCCGTATTTCTGACCGATCCCCTGTTCAGCATCGCGGGGATTCCGGTTTCCACGACGCTGGTCATGGTGTTCTGCGGACTGCTGGCGGGCATCGTGGTGGGGGCTATCCCGGGACTCAACGGTCCCTTCGCCATGGCGGTCGCGCTGCCGATCCTGATTTCCACCTTCGGTTTCACAGCCTCCGCGCTTTTGCCGACGCTGGGCTTTCTTATCGGCATCATGAAGGGGTCAACCCTGGGGGGCGCCGTTCCCGCGATCCTGTTCAATACACCGGGCACGCCGGATGCCGTGATGACCACGCTGGATGGCTATCCCATGGCACGCAAGGGGCAGGGCAGCAAGGCCCTGCGCGTCGCGCATTTCTCCTGCGTATCGGGGGACACCTTTTCGGACATCGTACTGATTACCACCGCACCCTTTCTCGCTGTGCTGGTGGAGCGTTACCTGGGCTTTCCGGAAAAGGCGGCTCTCATTGTGCTCTCGATGGCCTTTATCGCGGCCGTGGTGGGTTCATCCGTGCTCAAGGGGCTGCTGTCGGCGGTATTCGGCATGTTCGTCGCATCGGTGGGCACCGGGGAAGATACAGCACCGCGCCTGACCTTCGGCGTGTTGGATCTGGCACAGGGGTTTTCGGTCGAGGCCGTGGTGCTGGGTGTACTGATTCTGGGGGAGATTTTCACCTCGATCGAAGACCTTGCCTGGCGGCGGCGCAACAACCAGGTGTTGCCCTCGATCCGGGATGAGGGTGATCAGCACCTTAGCTGGGCCGAGCGCTTGCGCCTGTTGCCGGTCATTGGGCGCTCGGCGGCGATTGGCTCGATGATTGGTGCCCTGCCTGGCATCGGTACCACACTGGCGGCCACCCTGGGCTATGCCATCGGCAAGCGGCGTCACAAGGGCCCGGGCGAGTTTGGCGACGGCATACCGGAGGGGGTGGCAGCAACGGAAGGCGCCAATTCCGCGGTGTCCGGCTCCAACCTGATACCTGTGCTCAGTCTTGGGATTCCAGGCAATATCGCGGCGGTGTTCATTCTGCTGGCGATGGAAAGCATTGGCGGGCTGAATCCGGGGCCCAACGTCTTTCGCATGACACCGGGAGAAATGAACCCGGAGCTGGTGATGGTGATCGGGCTGTTTGTCCTGATGATGCTGGCCAACCTGCTGAACTGGACGCTGGGCGGTGCTTTCATGCGCCGCATCGGCATACTGCAGCACATACCCGCCGCCATGATGATGCCGGTTGTCCTGCTGGTTACGCTCACCGCCGTATACATCCAGGATGCACACATGAGCAGCATCTACATGGCGCTGGGCTTCGGCTTTGTGGGGTATCTGATGCGCAAGCTCGACATTTCCGTCCTGCCTTTCGTGATTGCCTTTATCCTGGCGGATGACTTTGAACGCCTTATTCGGCAGGGTTTTGCCGCCTCCGGTGGCGACCCCTGGTTTCTTTTCGCCTCACCGGTGTCCATAGCGTTTCTGGTTGGCGCTATCCTTGTAGCAACGGTGCTCAGTCGCAACCCTGTCGGCAAGGCAGTGATTCGCCATGCCGACTGA
- a CDS encoding Bug family tripartite tricarboxylate transporter substrate binding protein, producing MKNILIAVASILAVAASPAFAQWQPTAPIKMMIGFTPGGSADTQARLMAEELEARNGWKVIPESVLGKGGAVLAAKLKNEPADGTTIGMIVSETVDYSMIADRNPGYTQHDFTYLVSTAGTQLGVVSTRAKGWNSMPDVVAAARQGETLRFGVMTPKLADGAYLLGKSQGVDFNIVSFKGGKGVLDAIVAGDIDLGWVAGPQVRGVTAGDLVNLASGEAERLDMSPSVPTIRELGFEQSLGMVFVFVAPKDLPADAKAALTAAMAEILNDPASKTNAYITKLFGKPRVISGEALDTYLADSLDSARRLLAEADSQ from the coding sequence ATGAAAAACATTCTTATTGCCGTTGCATCTATCCTTGCCGTGGCCGCCAGCCCGGCATTTGCCCAGTGGCAGCCCACAGCCCCCATTAAAATGATGATCGGCTTCACCCCCGGCGGTTCCGCCGATACCCAGGCCCGCCTGATGGCCGAAGAGCTGGAAGCGCGCAACGGCTGGAAAGTCATTCCCGAATCCGTATTGGGCAAGGGCGGGGCGGTGCTGGCCGCCAAGCTCAAGAACGAACCGGCCGATGGCACCACCATTGGCATGATCGTGTCGGAAACCGTGGATTACAGCATGATAGCGGACCGCAATCCGGGCTACACCCAACACGACTTTACCTATCTTGTGAGCACCGCCGGCACCCAGCTTGGCGTGGTTTCAACCCGGGCCAAGGGATGGAATTCCATGCCTGATGTCGTGGCGGCTGCGCGCCAGGGTGAGACCCTCAGGTTTGGCGTAATGACCCCCAAGCTGGCCGATGGCGCCTACCTGCTGGGCAAGTCCCAGGGGGTCGACTTCAATATTGTTAGCTTCAAGGGGGGCAAGGGCGTACTGGATGCAATTGTCGCAGGGGATATTGACCTGGGGTGGGTGGCAGGCCCCCAGGTGCGGGGCGTGACCGCCGGCGACCTGGTTAACCTGGCATCGGGCGAGGCCGAGCGCCTGGACATGTCGCCCAGCGTGCCAACCATCCGGGAGCTGGGGTTTGAGCAATCCCTTGGCATGGTTTTCGTGTTCGTGGCGCCCAAGGATCTTCCCGCCGACGCCAAGGCCGCACTGACCGCAGCCATGGCGGAGATTCTCAATGATCCGGCGTCCAAGACTAACGCCTACATCACCAAGCTTTTTGGCAAGCCCAGGGTCATCAGCGGTGAGGCGCTGGATACCTACCTGGCCGATTCACTGGACAGCGCCCGGCGCCTGCTGGCCGAAGCTGACAGCCAGTAA